One Cucurbita pepo subsp. pepo cultivar mu-cu-16 chromosome LG20, ASM280686v2, whole genome shotgun sequence genomic window carries:
- the LOC111783515 gene encoding uncharacterized protein LOC111783515 yields MGNCCRTQSSSMVFAGDDWGSFSSKHGRGRGGNASTSSGDPEKYRLLGEKQTSSCPQPQVKIKMTKRELEDLVKNLEIEGLSLEQVIGRMMNDEDEFQGEHHRSWRPSLQSIPE; encoded by the coding sequence ATGGGCAACTGTTGCAGAACCCAATCCTCTTCAATGGTCTTTGCCGGAGACGATTGGGGCTCCTTCAGTTCCAAGCACGGCCGTGGCCGCGGCGGAAACGCCTCAACCTCCAGCGGCGATCCAGAGAAATATAGACTACTTGGAGAGAAGCAAACGTCGTCGTGTCCACAGCCGCAAGTGAAAATCAAGATGACGAAGAGAGAGCTTGAGGATCTGGTGAAGAATCTGGAGATAGAAGGCTTGAGTCTAGAACAAGTAATTGGGCGGATGATGAACGATGAGGACGAATTTCAAGGTGAGCACCATCGCTCGTGGAGACCTTCTCTTCAAAGCATTCCAGAGTGA
- the LOC111782650 gene encoding pentatricopeptide repeat-containing protein At1g11710, mitochondrial produces the protein MIFSFIFLRRSCVFSRGFHTGKKLFSPSTEDIICKAICVNLKHRRWKFLEQVSPSLTNSLVCRVVREFRTSPQLALEFYNWVEARDNISHSLESCCTLVHVLVNSRNFDDALSIMKSLMLKDGKSPLEVLGGLIDSYEICSSNPAVFDALVRTCTQLGTAEGAYNVIKKLRDEGFWVTIHAWNNFLNQLLKLDEIDKFWNMYKEMVASGYIENVNTFNLIIYAFCKECKLLEAISVVYLMLKIEIWPNVVAFNMIIDKASKMGHMDLALKLARNMGVISGGSVLLNIVSYNCMINGFCKTGRLESAENVLSEMIKLGVDFNVTTYATLIDGYARKGSLDVAFRLCEEMVKMGLIPDTVVYNSIVYWLYKEGELEEASFLISDMINRHIFPDEVTFSILTKGLCINGHLDKALRIHDHVLEGNLVKDAFTHNILINYMFQSQKTAGAKQLLSSMIVRGIEPDIVTYATLIDGCCKEGKMEAAIQIYDKTVKASGKSDLVVYNSILDGLCKQGSIDAAKLLVDKLQKNGFLDSVTYNTLLHGYCVNGRIEKAFALFLEMINVGSLANIVTFNIMINFLCEMGLIHQAKELMRAMSTQGIVPDLITYTTLITNFVKNCGSEDVIELHDYMVLKGAVPDRQTYQSLVSPRLQEQG, from the coding sequence ATGATTTTTAGCTTCATTTTTCTGAGGAGAAGTTGTGTTTTTAGCCGAGGTTTCCATACGGGTAAGAAGCTTTTCAGTCCAAGCACAGAGgatattatttgtaaagcAATTTgtgttaatttaaaacatagaAGATGGAAATTCTTGGAGCAAGTATCACCAAGTCTCACCAATTCGTTGGTTTGTCGTGTTGTTCGCGAGTTTCGCACCTCTCCGCAGTTAGCTTTAGAATTCTACAATTGGGTTGAGGCAAGAGACAACATTTCACACTCATTGGAATCATGTTGTACCTTAGTTCACGTGTTAGTCAATTCTAGAAATTTTGATGATGCGCTGTCTATTATGAAGAGTTTAATGCTTAAAGATGGTAAGTCGCCATTGGAGGTTCTGGGAGGGTTGATTGATAGCTATGAAATTTGTAGTTCAAATCCGGCAGTCTTTGATGCACTGGTGAGGACTTGCACTCAGTTAGGGACTGCAGAAGGTGCATACAACGTTATCAAAAAGTTGAGAGATGAAGGTTTCTGGGTTACAATTCATGCTTGGAATAACTTCTTAAATCAGCTCTTAAAGTTGGATGAGATTGATAAGTTTTGGAATATGTATAAGGAAATGGTTGCCAGTGGTTACATTGAAAATGTGAACACTTTCAATTTGATTATATATGCCTTTTGCAAGGAATGTAAATTACTAGAAGCAATCTCTGTAGTTTATTTGATGCTGAAGATTGAAATTTGGCCTAATGTCGTTGCTTTCAATATGATCATTGATAAAGCAAGTAAAATGGGCCACATGGATCTTGCTCTAAAGCTGGCAAGGAACATGGGGGTAATTTCAGGAGGCAGTGTATTGCTTAATATAGTTTCATATAATTGTATGATCAATGGGTTCTGCAAGACAGGGAGATTAGAGTCTGCAGAAAATGTTCTTAGTGAAATGATTAAGCTGGGAGTAGATTTCAACGTGACAACATATGCCACTTTGATTGATGGATATGCTAGAAAAGGGAGTTTGGATGTGGCATTTAGGCTGTGTGAAGAAATGGTTAAAATGGGCTTGATTCCAGACACTGTTGTATATAACTCCATCGTCTACTGGCTTTACAAGGAAGGGGAATTAGAAGAagcttcatttttaatatctgACATGATCAATAGGCATATCTTTCCAGATGAGGTTACCTTCTCAATCCTTACAAAGGGGCTCTGTATAAATGGACATCTCGATAAAGCGCTAAGAATTCACGACCACGTTCTCGAAGGGAACCTTGTAAAAGATGCTTTTACTCATAACATTCTCATCAACTATATGTTCCAGAGCCAAAAGACAGCAGGTGCCAAGCAATTGCTGAGCAGTATGATCGTTCGTGGTATCGAACCGGACATAGTTACCTACGCCACTCTGATTGATGGATGTTGCAAGGAAGGAAAAATGGAAGCTGCAATTCAGATTTATGATAAAACAGTAAAGGCAAGTGGAAAATCCGACTTGGTGGtttataattctattttagaTGGCTTGTGCAAGCAAGGCTCAATTGATGCCGCCAAACTCTTGGTAGACAAATTACAGAAGAATGGTTTCCTCGATTCAGTAACGTATAACACATTGCTACATGGATATTGCGTTAATGGGAGGATTGAGAAGGCTTTTGCATTGTTTTTAGAAATGATTAACGTGGGGAGTTTAGCTAACATAGTTACTTTCAATATAATGATCAACTTTCTGTGCGAGATGGGATTGATCCATCAAGCCAAGGAACTGATGAGAGCAATGAGTACACAGGGGATAGTTCCTGACCTTATAACATACACGACTCTCATCACCAATTTTGTTAAGAATTGTGGCTCCGAGGATGTCATTGAGTTACATGATTATATGGTGCTTAAAGGAGCAGTTCCTGATAGGCAAACATACCAGTCTCTTGTGAGCCCTCGCCTTCAAGAACAAGGCTGA
- the LOC111783258 gene encoding peroxidase 42 — translation MGSRALVFFLFLSFLGASFRYAASAALDEQDNGLVMNFYKDSCPQAEDIIKEQVRLLYKRHKNTAFSWLRNIFHDCAVQSCDASLLLDSTRRSLSEKETDRSFGLRNFRYIETIKEALERECPGVVSCADILVLSARDGIVSLGGPYIPLKTGRRDGRRSRADILEEYLPDHNESMSVVLERFAAMGIDTPGVVALLGAHSVGRTHCVKLVHRLYPQVDPALNPGHVEHMLYKCPDEIPDPKAVQYVRNDRGTPMILDNNYYRNILDNKGLLIVDHQLATDKRTKPYVKKMAKKQDYFFKEFSRAITILSENNPLTGTKGEIRKQCNVANKLH, via the exons ATGGGTTCCAGAGCACTggttttcttcctcttcctttcctttctgGGTGCGTCTTTCAGGTATGCTGCTTCTGCAGCGCTGGATGAGCAAGACAATGGTCTGGTTATGAACTTTTACAAGGATTCATGTCCCCAAGCTGAGGATATCATCAAGGAACAAGTCAGGCTTCTCTACAAGCGCCACAAGAACACCGCTTTCTCTTGGCTCAGAAACATCTTCCACGACTGTGCTGTTCAA TCCTGTGATGCATCTCTGCTGCTGGATTCCACCAGAAGGAGCCTGTCTGAGAAGGAGACAGACAGGAGCTTTGGACTTAGGAACTTTAGGTATATTGAGACTATTAAGGAGGCTTTGGAGAGGGAGTGCCCTGGAGTTGTGTCCTGTGCGGACATCCTTGTCTTGTCCGCTAGAGATGGCATTGTTTCT CTTGGAGGGCCTTATATCCCACTTAAGACAGGTAGAAGAGATGGAAGGAGAAGCAGAGCTGATATTTTGGAAGAGTATCTTCCAGATCATAATGAAAGCATGTCTGTTGTTCTTGAGAGATTTGCAGCCATGGGCATTGACACCCCTGGAGTGGTTGCTTTACTAG GAGCTCATAGCGTTGGGAGAACACACTGTGTGAAGCTGGTGCACCGGCTGTACCCGCAGGTAGACCCTGCGCTGAACCCAGGGCATGTGGAGCACATGTTGTACAAGTGTCCTGATGAGATCCCAGACCCCAAGGCTGTGCAGTACGTGAGGAACGACCGTGGCACACCCATGATTCTGGACAACAACTACTACAGAAACATACTGGACAACAAAGGGTTGCTGATAGTGGACCACCAGCTAGCCACAGACAAGAGAACGAAGCCatatgtgaagaaaatggCCAAAAAGCAAGACTATTTCTTCAAGGAATTCTCAAGAGCCATTACCATCCTTTCTGAGAACAACCCTCTCACTGGCACAAAGGGTGAGATCAGGAAGCAGTGCAATGTTGCCAACAAGCTGCACTGA
- the LOC111783087 gene encoding uncharacterized GPI-anchored protein At1g61900, translating to MLLNPYSLHSHFQFLFLHLPPCFFGTHTIWKLEKMDDRFSLKLRFDAVLLHTLLLLLYFHEASCIPSTYPTRHLSNEKPMDDMYPEIAPSGNPKPFLPLLAPSPLAPFTNTTVPNLSGQCLLNFSATETLMGVTAMDCWAPFAKQMANVICCPQLEATLAILIGQSSKDTNVLALNGTLAEYCLSDIEQILVGQGANERLKHICRVHPANLTEGSCPAKDVSEFETTVDTSKLLAACNKIDPVKECCNAICQNAISEAATKLAMISTDFLGMPGSQVLPEQSARVRDCKTIVLRWLASKLHPANAKEVLRVLSNCNVNKVCPLEFPDMKYVADACGNAISNKTGCCLAMESYVTHLQKQSLVTNLQALDCATSLEMKLRKSNITKNVYDLCHISLKDFSLQVGNQEFGCLLPSLPSDAIFDPSSGISFVCDLNDHIPAPWSSSTQMTASSCNKTIKIPALPAAASAQSGLYNDGVVHVLLIAISVALMILI from the exons ATGCTTCTTAACCCTTATTCTCTTCATTCCCACTTCCAATTTCTCTTCCTCCACCTCCCTCCCTGCTTCTTTGGAACCCACACAATCTGGAAACTCGAAAAAATGGATGACAGATTCTCTCTCAAGCTTCGTTTCGATGCCGTTCTTCTCCACACGCTACTTCTCCTCCTAT ATTTCCATGAAGCTAGCTGCATCCCGTCAACATATCCAACACGGCATCTGTCGAATGAGAAACCAATGGATGATATGTATCCCGAGATCGCTCCAAGTGGGAATCCAAAGCCATTCCTTCCTCTCCTTGCCCCTTCTCCATTGGCACCCTTCACAAATACCACAGTCCCAAACTTATCAG GACAATGTTTGTTGAACTTTTCTGCAACCGAAACTTTGATGGGTGTGACTGCCATGGATTGTTGGGCCCCTTTCGCGAAACAGATGGCCAATGTTATTTGTTGTCCGCAGTTAGAAGCTACTCTTGCTATCCTTATTGGTCAGTCGAGTAAAGATACTAATGTTCTTGCTTTAAACGGGACGCTTGCCGAATATTGCCTCTCAGATATTGAGCAGATTTTGGTGGGGCAGGGTGCAAATGAACGTCTTAAACACATATGCAGAGTTCATCCAGCCAATCTCACTGAAGGGTCTTGTCCGGCCAAAGATGTTAGTGAATTTGAGACCACTGTCGATACGTCTAAGTTGCTTGCTGCCTGTAATAAAATTGATCCTGTGAAAGAATGCTGCAATGCAATCTGCCAGAATGCCATTTCAGAAGCCGCTACAAAGTTAGCAATGATATCTACAGATTTCTTGGGTATGCCTGGATCTCAAGTCTTGCCCGAACAGTCCGCTAGGGTTCGTGATTGTAAAACTATCGTCCTCCGATGGCTGGCAAGCAAACTTCACCCTGCTAATGCCAAGGAAGTTCTTAGAGTACTGTCCAATTGCAATGTTAACAAAG TGTGTCCATTGGAATTCCCCGACATGAAATATGTTGCCGATGCTTGCGGGAATGCGATCTCTAACAAGACAGGGTGCTGCCTGGCCATGGAAAGCTATGTAACGCATCTGCAAAAGCAGAGCCTCGTTACCAACCTACAAGCTTTGGATTGTGCTACATCATTGGAAATGAAACTACGAAAGTCGAATATCACGAAGAACGTGTACGACCTATGCCATATAAGCCTTAAGGATTTCTCCCTCCAAG TTGGAAATCAAG AGTTTGGATGCCTTCTACCAAGCCTGCCTTCAGATGCCATATTTGATCCATCATCAGGGATCAGCTTTGTTTGTGATCTGAATGACCATATTCCAGCTCCATGGTCTTCTTCAACTCAAATGACAGCTTCATCATGCAATAAGA CTATCAAAATTCCTGCACTTCCTGCAGCAGCATCTGCTCAAAGTG GCCTTTACAACGATGGTGTGGTACATGTGTTGCTCATTGCTATCTCAGTGGCCCTCATGATACTCATCTAG